The following are encoded in a window of Phaseolus vulgaris cultivar G19833 chromosome 3, P. vulgaris v2.0, whole genome shotgun sequence genomic DNA:
- the LOC137807390 gene encoding VAN3-binding protein isoform X2: protein MASDFNLSPSDAHPETMDFLSLAWCNFAVQALHPEPQHGSLVLLDNNSMKQLEPGSPNAHPASARMDGADFRSLPGWKSNNVKSWLWMQQAMHPELNYNSCFRKKWVPWKQILPLKSVSIKKWFKEIKMKKKEGQRLQRAEVHAAISIAGVAAALAAIAAENSKKESNQDRDAAVASAAALVAAQCAKVAEAMGAKKEQLSSVIGSAMSGTSASDILTLTAAAATSLKGAATLKVRSGCKNRLNGGVPILPLEDSNDIDFDFEKGRSILAQGAELYVETPEGKYMPRSVSIILSSEAKVVVMMRKHNLFKSKKEGIVMTLHAELYKGSEAEDADTCYLIVLTTRGGVFKLDMAEDYRRYKTWSTTINHMLKISASFAKYELQFY, encoded by the exons ATGGCTTCCGATTTTAATCTATCCCCTTCAGATGCACATCCCGAGACTATGGATTTCCTTTCACTTGCATGGTGTAACTTCGCTGTGCAAGCCCTGCATCCTGAGCCTCAACATGGATCTCTTGTTCTGCTTGATAATAACTCTATGAAACAATTAGAGCCTGGTAGCCCAAATGCTCATCCTGCG AGTGCTAGAATGGATGGTGCAGATTTCAGGTCTTTGCCAGGATGGAAGTCTAACAATGTAAAG tcatGGTTATGGATGCAGCAAGCGATGCATCCAGAATTGAATTACAACAGCTGTTTCCGAAAGAAATGG GTGCCATGGAAGCAGATCCTACCACTGAAAAGTGTTTCAATAAAGAAATGGTTTAAGGAaataaagatgaagaaaaaagaaGGCCAGAGATTGCAAAGAGCAGAGGTGCATGCAGCGATATCAATTGCAGGGGTTGCAGCAGCTTTAGCTGCCATTGCTGCTGAAAATTCGAAAAAGGAATCAAACCAAGACAGAGATGCAGCAGTGGCCTCTGCGGCTGCATTGGTAGCTGCACAGTGTGCAAAAGTAGCTGAAGCAATGGGGGCAAAGAAAGAACAGCTTAGCAGTGTAATTGGCTCAGCCATGAGTGGCACAAGTGCAAGTGATATCTTAACTCTCACTGCCGCAGCTGCAACAT CATTAAAAGGAGCAGCCACACTTAAAGTAAGATCAGGTTGCAAGAACAGACTGAATGGTGGAGTTCCTATCTTGCCCCTAGAAGACAGCAATGATATTGATTTTGACTTTGAAAAAGGCAGATCAATTCTTGCACAGGGTGCTGAGTTATATGTAGAAACACCAGAAG GGAAGTACATGCCGAGATCAGTATCTATAATCCTAAGCAGCGAGGCCAAG GTTGTAGTTATGATGAGGAAGCATAATCTATTCAAAAGCAAGAAGGAGG GAATTGTAATGACTCTGCATGCAGAGCTGTACAAAGGTTCAGAAGCAGAGGATGCTGATACATGTTATTTGATTGTCTTGACAACAAGAGGAGGCGTTTTCAAGCTAGACATGGCGGAAGATTACCGTCGTTACAAAACATGGTCCACAACCATCAATCACATGCTGAAGATTTCAGCTTCTTTTGCAAAATATGAGCTTCAATTTTACTGA
- the LOC137807390 gene encoding VAN3-binding protein isoform X1: MASDFNLSPSDAHPETMDFLSLAWCNFAVQALHPEPQHGSLVLLDNNSMKQLEPGSPNAHPAMEKSARMDGADFRSLPGWKSNNVKSWLWMQQAMHPELNYNSCFRKKWVPWKQILPLKSVSIKKWFKEIKMKKKEGQRLQRAEVHAAISIAGVAAALAAIAAENSKKESNQDRDAAVASAAALVAAQCAKVAEAMGAKKEQLSSVIGSAMSGTSASDILTLTAAAATSLKGAATLKVRSGCKNRLNGGVPILPLEDSNDIDFDFEKGRSILAQGAELYVETPEGKYMPRSVSIILSSEAKVVVMMRKHNLFKSKKEGIVMTLHAELYKGSEAEDADTCYLIVLTTRGGVFKLDMAEDYRRYKTWSTTINHMLKISASFAKYELQFY; encoded by the exons ATGGCTTCCGATTTTAATCTATCCCCTTCAGATGCACATCCCGAGACTATGGATTTCCTTTCACTTGCATGGTGTAACTTCGCTGTGCAAGCCCTGCATCCTGAGCCTCAACATGGATCTCTTGTTCTGCTTGATAATAACTCTATGAAACAATTAGAGCCTGGTAGCCCAAATGCTCATCCTGCG ATGGAAAAGAGTGCTAGAATGGATGGTGCAGATTTCAGGTCTTTGCCAGGATGGAAGTCTAACAATGTAAAG tcatGGTTATGGATGCAGCAAGCGATGCATCCAGAATTGAATTACAACAGCTGTTTCCGAAAGAAATGG GTGCCATGGAAGCAGATCCTACCACTGAAAAGTGTTTCAATAAAGAAATGGTTTAAGGAaataaagatgaagaaaaaagaaGGCCAGAGATTGCAAAGAGCAGAGGTGCATGCAGCGATATCAATTGCAGGGGTTGCAGCAGCTTTAGCTGCCATTGCTGCTGAAAATTCGAAAAAGGAATCAAACCAAGACAGAGATGCAGCAGTGGCCTCTGCGGCTGCATTGGTAGCTGCACAGTGTGCAAAAGTAGCTGAAGCAATGGGGGCAAAGAAAGAACAGCTTAGCAGTGTAATTGGCTCAGCCATGAGTGGCACAAGTGCAAGTGATATCTTAACTCTCACTGCCGCAGCTGCAACAT CATTAAAAGGAGCAGCCACACTTAAAGTAAGATCAGGTTGCAAGAACAGACTGAATGGTGGAGTTCCTATCTTGCCCCTAGAAGACAGCAATGATATTGATTTTGACTTTGAAAAAGGCAGATCAATTCTTGCACAGGGTGCTGAGTTATATGTAGAAACACCAGAAG GGAAGTACATGCCGAGATCAGTATCTATAATCCTAAGCAGCGAGGCCAAG GTTGTAGTTATGATGAGGAAGCATAATCTATTCAAAAGCAAGAAGGAGG GAATTGTAATGACTCTGCATGCAGAGCTGTACAAAGGTTCAGAAGCAGAGGATGCTGATACATGTTATTTGATTGTCTTGACAACAAGAGGAGGCGTTTTCAAGCTAGACATGGCGGAAGATTACCGTCGTTACAAAACATGGTCCACAACCATCAATCACATGCTGAAGATTTCAGCTTCTTTTGCAAAATATGAGCTTCAATTTTACTGA